A genomic window from Micromonospora violae includes:
- a CDS encoding ABC transporter ATP-binding protein, which produces MTTHAPPETSHAAVAAVDLVKVYGSGDTAVRALDGVSVAFGRAEFTAIMGSSGSGKSTLMHCLAGLDTATSGRVLLGGTELTGQSDRTLTRVRRERIGFVFQSFNLLPQLTAAQNITLPLDLAGRQPDPQLLAHLVRVLGLHDRLNHRPSELSGGQQQRVALARALVARPEVVFADEPTGNLDSRSGAEVLTILRDSVRDLGQTVVMVTHDPIAAAYADRVVLLADGRLAGEIDKPNQVSVTDALRELAVHG; this is translated from the coding sequence ATGACAACCCACGCCCCACCGGAGACCAGCCACGCCGCGGTCGCCGCGGTCGACCTGGTGAAGGTGTACGGCAGCGGTGACACCGCCGTCCGTGCCCTGGACGGGGTCTCGGTCGCCTTCGGCCGGGCCGAGTTCACCGCGATCATGGGCTCGTCCGGGTCCGGCAAGTCGACCCTGATGCACTGCCTCGCCGGCCTCGACACCGCCACCTCCGGCCGCGTCCTGCTCGGTGGCACGGAGCTGACCGGCCAGTCGGACCGGACGCTGACCCGGGTACGCCGGGAGCGGATCGGGTTCGTCTTCCAGTCCTTCAACCTGCTGCCGCAGCTCACCGCCGCGCAGAACATCACCCTGCCGCTGGACCTCGCCGGTCGACAGCCCGACCCGCAACTCCTCGCTCACCTGGTCCGGGTGCTGGGCCTGCACGACCGCCTGAACCACCGGCCCAGCGAACTGTCCGGCGGCCAGCAGCAGCGAGTCGCGCTCGCCCGGGCACTGGTGGCACGGCCCGAGGTGGTCTTCGCCGACGAGCCGACCGGCAACCTCGACTCCCGCTCCGGCGCGGAGGTGCTCACCATCCTGCGCGACTCGGTACGCGACCTCGGCCAGACCGTCGTCATGGTCACCCACGACCCGATCGCCGCCGCGTACGCCGACCGGGTGGTGCTGCTCGCCGACGGGCGACTGGCCGGCGAGATCGACAAGCCGAACCAGGTGTCGGTCACCGACGCGCTGCGTGAGCTGGCGGTCCACGGATGA
- a CDS encoding endo-1,4-beta-xylanase, producing MRNTRWKAASRAAIAVTGAGALVAGMALFLTAPAAAGTTLGASAAEKGRYFGTAVAGFKLSDNTYTTILNREFNMVTAENEMKMNATEPQQGRFSFSAADQIVNHARSRGMSVRGHTLAWHSQQPGWMESMSGSALRQAMLNHVTQVATYYRGKIHSWDVVNEAFADGSSGARRDSNLQRTGNDWIEAAFRAADAADPNAKLCYNDYNTDNWTHAKTQAVYNMVRDFKSRGVPIDCVGFQSHFNNDSPYVSNYRTTLSSFAALGVDVQITELDIEGASANTYRSVVEDCLAVARCNGITVWGIRDSDSWRSYQNPLLFDGNGQKKAAYNAVLTALNNGTTPTDPPTDPPTDPPTDPPTNPPGTGGCTATVSVNQWTGGFVANVRVTAGSSALNGWTVTIALPSGATVTNAWSADRSGNTGTTNWRNVSYNGQVGAGQSTEFGFQANGTAGSLSPTCAAG from the coding sequence ATGAGAAACACGAGATGGAAGGCGGCATCGAGAGCCGCGATCGCGGTGACCGGCGCGGGCGCCCTCGTCGCCGGTATGGCGTTGTTCCTGACGGCGCCGGCCGCCGCCGGGACGACGCTCGGCGCGTCGGCCGCCGAGAAGGGTCGGTACTTCGGTACGGCGGTGGCCGGATTCAAGCTCTCCGACAACACGTACACCACGATCTTGAACCGTGAGTTCAACATGGTGACGGCCGAGAACGAAATGAAGATGAACGCCACCGAGCCGCAGCAGGGCCGGTTCAGCTTCTCGGCGGCGGACCAGATCGTCAACCACGCGCGCAGCCGTGGGATGAGCGTGCGGGGTCACACGCTGGCGTGGCACTCGCAGCAGCCCGGCTGGATGGAGAGCATGAGCGGCAGCGCGCTGCGGCAGGCGATGCTCAACCACGTGACCCAGGTGGCCACCTACTACCGGGGCAAGATCCACTCGTGGGATGTGGTGAACGAGGCGTTCGCGGACGGTAGTTCGGGTGCCCGTCGGGACTCGAACCTCCAGCGCACCGGCAACGACTGGATCGAAGCGGCGTTCCGGGCCGCCGACGCGGCGGACCCGAACGCGAAGCTCTGCTACAACGACTACAACACCGACAACTGGACGCACGCGAAGACCCAGGCCGTCTACAACATGGTGCGGGACTTCAAGTCCCGTGGCGTGCCGATCGACTGCGTGGGCTTCCAGTCGCACTTCAACAACGACTCGCCGTACGTGAGCAACTACCGCACCACGCTGTCGAGCTTCGCCGCACTCGGTGTGGACGTCCAGATCACCGAGTTGGACATCGAGGGCGCGTCGGCGAACACCTACCGCAGCGTCGTCGAGGACTGCCTGGCCGTGGCGCGGTGCAACGGCATCACCGTCTGGGGCATTCGGGACAGCGACTCCTGGCGGTCCTACCAGAACCCGCTGCTGTTCGACGGCAACGGTCAGAAGAAGGCGGCGTACAACGCGGTCCTCACCGCGTTGAACAACGGCACCACGCCGACCGACCCGCCCACCGACCCGCCGACGGACCCGCCGACCGACCCGCCCACGAACCCGCCGGGCACGGGTGGCTGCACGGCGACGGTGTCGGTGAACCAGTGGACGGGTGGCTTCGTGGCGAACGTCCGGGTGACGGCCGGCTCGTCGGCCCTCAACGGCTGGACGGTGACGATCGCGCTGCCGTCCGGCGCGACGGTCACCAACGCGTGGAGTGCCGACCGCAGCGGTAACACCGGCACGACGAACTGGCGCAACGTGTCCTACAACGGCCAGGTCGGCGCCGGACAGTCCACCGAGTTCGGTTTCCAGGCCAACGGCACCGCCGGCAGCCTGAGCCCCACCTGCGCGGCAGGCTGA
- a CDS encoding response regulator yields MIRVLIADDQAMVRTGFGMIIGAQSDMAVVGEAADGVQAVELARRLRPDVVLLDIRMPRLDGLEALRLLAGPGVADPIRVVVVTTFDLDEYVHTALANGACGFLLKDSGPALLVEAVRAAVSGDALISPSITVRLLEHLSSPAPARDDSGLSPRELDVVKLVARGLTNAEIATQLFIAVGTVKTHLASVQMKLKARNRVEIAAWAWERRLVG; encoded by the coding sequence ATGATCCGGGTGCTGATCGCCGACGACCAGGCCATGGTCCGGACCGGCTTCGGCATGATCATCGGGGCCCAGTCGGACATGGCGGTGGTCGGCGAGGCCGCCGACGGGGTGCAGGCCGTCGAGTTGGCCCGACGGCTGCGCCCGGACGTGGTGCTGCTGGACATCCGGATGCCCCGCCTCGACGGCCTTGAGGCCCTGCGGCTGCTCGCCGGGCCGGGCGTCGCCGACCCGATCCGGGTGGTCGTCGTGACCACCTTCGACCTCGACGAGTACGTGCACACCGCGCTCGCCAACGGCGCGTGCGGCTTTCTGCTGAAGGACTCCGGACCGGCCCTGCTGGTGGAGGCGGTCCGCGCGGCCGTGTCCGGTGACGCGCTGATCAGCCCGTCGATCACGGTACGGCTGTTGGAGCACCTCAGCTCACCCGCACCGGCGCGCGATGACAGCGGCCTGTCTCCACGCGAACTCGACGTCGTGAAGCTCGTCGCCCGAGGGCTGACCAACGCCGAGATCGCCACCCAACTCTTCATCGCCGTGGGCACGGTCAAGACCCACCTGGCGAGCGTGCAGATGAAGCTCAAGGCCCGCAACCGGGTCGAGATCGCCGCCTGGGCCTGGGAGCGCCGCCTCGTCGGCTGA
- the sthA gene encoding Si-specific NAD(P)(+) transhydrogenase, with amino-acid sequence MYDYDLVVLGSGPSGQKAAIAAAKLGRRVGIVDRRDMIGGVCINTGTVPSKTLREAVLYLTGLSQRDLYGSSYRVKEEITVSDLAARTQHVITRQTDVIRNQLARNRVSMITGTGRFADPHSIWVDGGSGRESKVTFDKIVIAAGTRPARPDSVDFDDRTIVDSDGVINLQAVPRSMVVVGAGVIGMEYASMFAALGTKVTVVERRDRMLEFCDDEVVESLKYHLRDLSVAFRFGEEVAAVEKHRTAALCILKSGKKIVADTVMYSAGRQGQTDDLALEAAGLEADRRGRIAVDANYRTSVENIYAVGDVIGFPALASTSMEQGRLAAQHACGEPIREMHGLQPIGIYTIPEISFVGQTEAQLTESSTPFEVGIARYRELARGQIVGDSYGMLKLLVSPDDGRLLGVHVFGTAATEIVHIGQAVIGCGGTIDYLVDAVFNYPTLAEAYKVAALDASNKIRNITRLDG; translated from the coding sequence GTGTATGACTACGACCTGGTGGTGCTGGGCTCCGGACCCAGTGGTCAGAAGGCCGCGATCGCCGCCGCCAAGCTTGGCCGGCGGGTGGGCATCGTGGACCGTCGCGACATGATCGGTGGGGTGTGCATCAACACCGGCACCGTTCCCTCCAAGACCCTGCGGGAGGCCGTGCTCTACCTCACCGGCCTGAGCCAGCGGGACCTGTACGGCAGCAGCTACCGGGTCAAGGAGGAGATCACGGTCAGCGACCTGGCCGCCCGGACCCAGCACGTCATCACCCGACAGACCGACGTCATCCGCAACCAACTTGCCCGCAACCGGGTCTCGATGATCACCGGCACCGGCCGCTTCGCCGACCCGCACTCGATCTGGGTCGACGGTGGCTCCGGCCGCGAGTCCAAGGTGACCTTCGACAAGATCGTCATCGCCGCGGGCACCCGTCCCGCGCGCCCGGACAGCGTCGACTTCGACGACCGGACGATCGTGGACTCCGACGGCGTCATCAACCTCCAGGCCGTACCCCGCAGCATGGTGGTGGTCGGCGCCGGCGTGATCGGCATGGAGTACGCCTCGATGTTCGCCGCGCTCGGCACGAAGGTGACGGTGGTGGAACGCCGCGACCGGATGCTGGAGTTCTGCGACGACGAGGTCGTCGAGTCACTCAAGTACCACCTGCGCGACCTGTCCGTGGCGTTCCGCTTCGGTGAGGAGGTCGCCGCCGTGGAGAAGCACCGGACGGCGGCGCTGTGCATCCTCAAGAGTGGCAAGAAGATCGTCGCGGACACGGTGATGTACTCGGCCGGACGGCAGGGCCAGACCGACGACCTGGCGCTGGAGGCGGCCGGGCTGGAGGCGGACCGACGGGGCCGGATCGCGGTGGACGCCAACTACCGCACCTCGGTGGAGAACATCTACGCCGTCGGCGACGTGATCGGCTTTCCCGCGCTCGCGTCCACCTCGATGGAGCAGGGCCGGTTGGCCGCGCAACACGCCTGCGGCGAACCGATCCGGGAGATGCACGGCCTGCAACCGATCGGCATCTACACGATTCCGGAGATCAGCTTCGTCGGGCAGACCGAGGCGCAGCTCACCGAGAGCTCAACGCCGTTCGAGGTGGGCATCGCCCGCTACCGCGAGCTGGCCCGGGGCCAGATCGTGGGCGACTCGTACGGCATGTTGAAGCTGCTCGTCTCCCCCGACGACGGCCGGCTGCTCGGGGTGCACGTGTTCGGCACCGCCGCCACCGAGATCGTCCACATCGGGCAGGCCGTGATCGGCTGCGGCGGCACGATCGACTATCTGGTCGACGCGGTGTTCAACTATCCGACGCTGGCGGAGGCGTACAAGGTGGCCGCCCTGGACGCGTCCAACAAGATCCGCAACATCACCCGCCTCGACGGCTAG
- a CDS encoding DUF3558 family protein, which yields MTHLGTVQRRRVQFLATVAAVSTLTALGGCGLIGGKDDDGGAPAAGAGPSVAATPAGEPEPTPSTEAPPAAVKVDACTLVTKDEAEKLAGTPLQDPLEKPENRDSCTYTGPVTGPTAQVEVYVGDGAKKFLDIDRELGHKLTPISGAGDEAYAEDGTVFVSKGGVWACVRLVRTDDPATYRKALETAARTAAGRL from the coding sequence ATGACGCACCTCGGAACCGTCCAACGGCGACGTGTCCAGTTCCTGGCCACCGTGGCCGCCGTGTCGACGCTCACCGCGCTCGGCGGCTGCGGCCTGATCGGCGGTAAGGATGATGACGGCGGCGCCCCGGCGGCCGGCGCGGGGCCGAGCGTGGCGGCGACACCCGCCGGCGAGCCGGAGCCGACGCCGTCGACGGAGGCTCCCCCGGCCGCGGTGAAGGTCGACGCCTGCACCCTGGTGACCAAGGACGAAGCCGAGAAGCTGGCCGGCACCCCGCTGCAGGACCCGCTGGAGAAGCCGGAGAATCGGGACAGCTGCACCTACACCGGGCCGGTGACCGGGCCGACCGCGCAGGTCGAGGTGTACGTCGGCGACGGCGCGAAGAAGTTTCTCGACATCGACCGGGAACTCGGGCACAAGCTGACCCCGATCAGCGGGGCGGGTGATGAGGCGTACGCCGAGGACGGCACGGTCTTCGTCAGCAAGGGTGGCGTGTGGGCCTGCGTCCGGTTGGTCCGCACCGACGACCCGGCGACGTACCGCAAGGCTCTGGAAACCGCGGCCCGCACCGCCGCCGGCCGTCTCTGA
- a CDS encoding extracellular catalytic domain type 1 short-chain-length polyhydroxyalkanoate depolymerase gives MTLKTRTLGVLLAAVTVAAAALTFAAPASAATLTQVTNFGTNPTNLQMHLYVPDRVATRPAVLLAMHYCTGTGPAFYSGTQYASLADRYGFIVIYPSATRSSKCWDVYSPQALRRGGGSDPVGLMSMVDYVKQRYSADPARIFATGTSSGAMMTNVMLGDYPDVFAAGASFAGVPFACFATGGTSEWNSQCANGQLIRTAQQWGDLVREAYPGYSGQRPRMQIWHGTNDETLRYPNFGEQVKQWTNVHGLSQTPTYTDSPQSGYTRTRYGSSGPMAPVEAISMQGVTHNVPVDAAQVIRFFGLDGTTPPTTPPPTTPPPTTPPPTTPPPTDPPPTTPPPGGGACRVGYTVNAWNNGLTASVTITNTSATAVNGWALTFTLPTGQRITNGWNAQYAPTSGAVTASNVSYNGTIAPNASVAIGFQATHEGGTGTPPSFALNGAACSVS, from the coding sequence ATGACACTGAAGACACGGACGCTTGGCGTCCTCCTGGCGGCCGTGACGGTGGCCGCCGCCGCGTTGACGTTCGCCGCACCCGCGTCGGCGGCGACGCTCACGCAGGTGACCAACTTCGGCACCAACCCCACCAACCTGCAGATGCACCTGTACGTCCCGGACCGGGTGGCGACCCGACCGGCGGTCCTGCTGGCGATGCACTACTGCACCGGGACCGGCCCCGCGTTCTACTCGGGCACCCAGTACGCGTCCCTCGCCGACCGGTACGGGTTCATCGTGATCTACCCGTCGGCGACCCGCAGCAGCAAGTGCTGGGACGTCTACTCGCCCCAGGCGTTACGCCGTGGCGGCGGCAGCGACCCGGTCGGGCTCATGTCCATGGTCGACTACGTGAAGCAGCGGTACTCCGCCGACCCGGCGCGGATCTTCGCCACCGGCACCTCGTCCGGGGCCATGATGACGAACGTCATGCTGGGTGACTACCCGGACGTCTTCGCGGCGGGCGCGTCGTTCGCCGGGGTGCCGTTCGCCTGTTTCGCCACCGGTGGCACCTCCGAGTGGAACAGTCAGTGTGCGAACGGGCAACTCATCCGGACCGCGCAGCAGTGGGGCGACCTGGTCCGGGAGGCGTACCCCGGCTACAGCGGCCAACGGCCCCGGATGCAGATCTGGCACGGCACCAACGACGAGACGCTGCGCTACCCGAACTTCGGTGAGCAGGTCAAGCAGTGGACCAACGTGCACGGGTTGAGCCAGACCCCGACGTACACCGACTCCCCGCAGTCCGGCTACACCCGCACCCGCTACGGCAGCAGCGGTCCGATGGCGCCGGTCGAGGCGATCAGCATGCAGGGCGTCACGCACAACGTGCCGGTCGACGCCGCGCAGGTGATCCGCTTCTTCGGGCTGGACGGCACCACGCCCCCGACGACCCCGCCGCCGACCACCCCGCCGCCGACCACCCCGCCCCCGACCACGCCGCCCCCGACGGATCCACCGCCGACGACTCCGCCGCCGGGCGGGGGCGCCTGTCGGGTCGGCTACACCGTCAACGCCTGGAACAACGGTCTCACCGCCAGCGTGACCATCACCAACACCTCGGCCACCGCCGTGAACGGCTGGGCGCTGACCTTCACGCTGCCCACCGGGCAACGCATCACCAACGGCTGGAACGCCCAGTACGCCCCGACGAGCGGCGCGGTGACCGCCAGCAACGTCTCCTACAACGGCACCATCGCCCCGAACGCGTCGGTCGCGATCGGCTTCCAGGCCACGCATGAGGGCGGCACCGGCACACCGCCGTCGTTCGCCCTCAACGGCGCCGCCTGTTCGGTGTCCTGA
- a CDS encoding MerR family DNA-binding protein, translated as MARRPGYTRDDLFRVASILRAKQAGLSLPDIRAFLAAGDPAVRKDVLRRNHGALRARMAALQSALDLLEAGLNCSHEDVSTCPNYRTRLAELVEVGGSG; from the coding sequence ATGGCCCGCCGGCCTGGCTACACCCGCGACGACCTGTTCCGGGTGGCGTCGATCCTGCGCGCGAAACAGGCCGGCCTGTCGCTGCCGGACATCCGGGCGTTCCTCGCCGCGGGCGACCCAGCCGTCCGCAAGGACGTGCTGCGCCGCAACCACGGCGCGTTGCGGGCCAGGATGGCCGCGCTGCAGTCGGCGCTCGACCTGCTGGAGGCCGGGCTGAACTGCTCACACGAAGACGTCTCGACCTGCCCGAACTACCGCACCCGGTTGGCGGAGCTGGTGGAGGTCGGGGGCAGTGGCTAG
- a CDS encoding AAA family ATPase, with translation MRRAIVGRDEVFDRAWQQLGRSAPVLVEGPAGIGKSELWRALVAHATQAGWLVLSCAPTEAEAELPYAALADLLRPLADRVAALPEPQRAAAEVVLLSGDVREAVDVRVVGAATRSLLEAAATGPHPRTLVAVDDAPWLDRPSERALRYALRRVAGLSVLVSRRRGQGDPEDVPLGLDEARHGSRLDRVELPPLDVGALHHVLRDQLGVTLTRPMLVRVVREAGGNPLLTIEVVRAMQRLPRHPSPGDDLPVAASMHHLLADVVAGLPPASRDAVRLAALLTVPTLVDLSAAGVPAAALDAPEEAGLIVVTPTGVRFTHPVHAAAVRAGIPPGVRRRLHRRLADLVADPDEQARHLALCTTAPDPLVAETLAAAADRWHSRGAPDLAADLHERASQLTPVEDQVRLGRRRLAAARCRLDSGDLPAARQAAEAVAADFTGDLRAESLLLRAIVAWSSGEAGQAAVDFGTRALAAVRPGSALAGRVHAHLAVFDDHTESARAHAEAAAALLDGRDDEHDLLAAALVLLFFQEVRLGRAPRTDLLERALTLESDKPSWLASTVPAIWWKSMDDAERARIRLHQMLARAEARGDEPLQHELLTHLGEAELLAGRWDDAAQHIAAARDLGDQLGSGLVAETWLAALLDAHRGRLSEATRVAESGLRLAEDLDDDWCRRIHQQLAGFVALSAGRMAEAAAAYTALAATIDARGLVEPLSMRFEPDWIEACIGAGDLDRAGAVLERLYDRHRRLPRPWTILGTARARVLLDSATGRDPGPALDALTTARDAVPPDVLPLDRARCLFVAGMVHRRSRRKLPARQALEAAVAEFTAIGAAVFAERARAELARVGGRAPTQGHLTPTEDRVARLAARGRTNRAIADELFVSPKTVEANLARVYRKLGISTRAELGAAMTRADAQT, from the coding sequence ATGCGACGCGCCATCGTCGGGCGGGACGAGGTGTTCGACCGGGCCTGGCAGCAACTGGGCCGATCCGCGCCGGTGCTGGTGGAGGGGCCGGCCGGCATCGGCAAATCCGAACTCTGGCGGGCGCTGGTCGCGCACGCCACACAGGCGGGTTGGCTGGTGCTCAGCTGCGCGCCCACCGAGGCCGAGGCGGAGCTTCCCTACGCCGCCCTGGCCGACCTGCTGCGCCCGCTCGCCGACCGGGTCGCCGCGCTGCCCGAGCCGCAGCGGGCCGCGGCCGAGGTCGTGCTCCTCTCCGGTGACGTCCGGGAGGCCGTCGACGTTCGGGTGGTCGGGGCGGCGACCCGTTCACTGCTGGAAGCCGCCGCGACGGGCCCGCACCCGAGGACGCTGGTTGCCGTGGACGACGCTCCGTGGTTGGACCGGCCGAGCGAGCGCGCGTTGCGGTACGCGCTGCGCCGGGTGGCGGGCCTGAGCGTGCTGGTGAGTCGCCGACGCGGTCAGGGCGACCCCGAGGACGTGCCACTCGGGCTCGACGAGGCCCGCCACGGCAGCCGACTCGACCGGGTGGAGCTGCCGCCACTCGACGTCGGCGCACTGCACCACGTCCTACGCGATCAGCTCGGCGTCACGCTCACCCGACCGATGCTGGTGCGGGTGGTCCGGGAGGCCGGGGGCAATCCGCTGCTCACCATCGAAGTGGTTCGCGCCATGCAGCGTCTGCCGCGCCACCCCTCGCCCGGCGACGACCTGCCGGTGGCCGCGTCCATGCACCACCTGCTCGCGGACGTTGTCGCCGGGCTGCCGCCGGCCAGCCGCGACGCGGTACGACTGGCCGCGCTGCTGACCGTGCCCACGCTGGTCGACCTGTCCGCGGCCGGGGTGCCCGCCGCCGCGCTGGACGCGCCCGAGGAGGCCGGGCTGATCGTCGTGACACCGACGGGCGTGCGGTTCACCCACCCGGTGCACGCCGCCGCCGTACGGGCCGGCATCCCGCCGGGGGTCCGCCGCCGCCTGCACCGCCGACTGGCCGATCTGGTGGCCGACCCGGACGAACAAGCCCGGCACCTGGCGCTCTGCACGACCGCACCCGACCCGCTGGTCGCGGAGACCCTCGCCGCCGCGGCCGACCGGTGGCACAGCCGGGGCGCGCCCGACCTCGCCGCAGATCTACACGAGCGCGCCAGCCAGCTCACCCCGGTCGAGGACCAGGTACGGCTGGGCCGGCGGCGGCTGGCGGCGGCGCGCTGCCGACTCGACAGCGGTGACCTCCCGGCGGCCCGGCAGGCGGCCGAGGCGGTCGCGGCCGATTTCACCGGCGACCTACGGGCCGAGTCGTTGCTGCTGCGCGCCATCGTCGCGTGGTCCAGCGGCGAGGCCGGCCAGGCGGCTGTGGATTTCGGCACCCGCGCGCTGGCGGCGGTCCGGCCCGGCTCGGCCCTGGCCGGCCGCGTCCACGCCCACCTGGCCGTCTTCGACGATCACACCGAGTCGGCGCGGGCGCACGCCGAGGCCGCCGCCGCGCTGTTGGACGGCCGCGACGACGAACACGACCTGCTCGCGGCCGCGCTGGTTTTGCTCTTCTTTCAGGAGGTACGCCTCGGCCGGGCACCGCGTACCGACCTGTTGGAGCGGGCTCTCACCCTGGAGAGCGACAAACCGTCGTGGCTGGCGAGCACGGTGCCCGCGATCTGGTGGAAGTCGATGGACGACGCGGAGCGGGCCCGTATTCGGCTGCACCAGATGCTCGCTCGGGCGGAGGCCCGCGGAGACGAGCCCCTGCAACACGAGTTGCTCACGCACCTGGGCGAGGCCGAGTTGCTGGCCGGGCGGTGGGACGACGCCGCACAGCACATCGCCGCCGCCCGGGATCTCGGTGACCAACTCGGCAGTGGCCTGGTCGCCGAGACCTGGCTGGCCGCCCTGCTCGATGCCCATCGGGGCCGGCTGTCCGAGGCGACCCGGGTGGCCGAGTCCGGCCTGCGGCTCGCCGAGGATCTGGACGACGACTGGTGCCGACGCATCCACCAGCAGTTGGCCGGGTTCGTGGCCCTGTCGGCCGGTCGGATGGCGGAGGCCGCCGCCGCGTACACGGCGCTGGCCGCGACGATCGACGCGAGGGGTCTGGTGGAGCCCCTGTCGATGCGCTTCGAACCGGACTGGATCGAGGCGTGCATCGGGGCCGGCGACCTCGACCGGGCGGGGGCCGTGCTGGAGCGCCTGTACGACCGACACCGCCGGCTGCCCCGACCCTGGACGATCCTGGGCACCGCTCGGGCTCGGGTGCTGCTGGACAGCGCCACCGGCCGGGACCCCGGGCCGGCGCTCGACGCGTTGACGACGGCGCGGGACGCCGTACCGCCGGATGTGCTGCCGCTGGACCGCGCGCGCTGCCTGTTCGTGGCGGGGATGGTGCACCGGCGGTCCCGCCGCAAGTTGCCGGCCCGGCAGGCGCTGGAGGCGGCGGTGGCGGAGTTCACCGCGATCGGCGCGGCGGTGTTCGCCGAGCGCGCCCGGGCCGAGCTGGCTCGCGTCGGCGGCCGGGCACCGACACAGGGGCATCTCACCCCCACCGAGGATCGAGTGGCGCGGCTGGCGGCGCGCGGCCGGACCAACCGGGCCATCGCCGACGAGCTGTTCGTCAGCCCGAAGACCGTCGAGGCCAACCTCGCTCGGGTTTACCGCAAGCTCGGCATCTCCACCCGCGCGGAGCTGGGTGCGGCGATGACCAGGGCAGACGCGCAAACATAG
- a CDS encoding sensor histidine kinase translates to MSTPDLRQWWVRLAQAAGLVAIGLLALFDLRFSRPQSMADLVILLVRVGLAVATVPLWLPVHRLGSRRLPLAALALASTSLAVTAAILVLPGGRYVLGGGSWGLAESAGLIGVVFVVARWGAPRLAPAAAVAAGLAVATLPLRSGAESLLVIFGLLQVLAAAGAAAVGLYLRVMAAGRDRAIALVRAEQRAEFARDLHDFIAHHVTGIVVQAQGARFVAEQDPQRVITALEQIERAGAETMASMRRMVGILRNPDAPPDAPLAPLAGVTELAPLLSGFNGTANAPARLHVDGDLFGLPVEVSTSAYRVVMEGLTNTRQHAPDARTVDVAVRRTPDWLLIRVADDGASPRTAPARGHGFGLIGLTERVRALGGTITAGPGVAGGWVLDAAFPLRVAR, encoded by the coding sequence ATGAGCACGCCGGATCTTCGACAGTGGTGGGTCCGCCTGGCCCAGGCCGCCGGGCTGGTGGCCATCGGCCTGCTCGCCCTCTTCGACCTGCGGTTCAGCCGGCCCCAGAGCATGGCCGATCTCGTGATCCTGCTGGTACGGGTGGGGCTCGCGGTGGCGACGGTGCCGCTCTGGCTGCCGGTGCACCGGCTGGGCTCCCGTCGGCTGCCGCTGGCCGCGTTGGCGCTCGCCTCGACGTCACTGGCCGTGACCGCGGCGATCCTGGTCCTCCCTGGCGGCCGCTACGTGCTCGGCGGCGGCAGTTGGGGGCTCGCCGAGTCGGCCGGGTTGATCGGGGTGGTCTTCGTGGTGGCGCGCTGGGGTGCGCCCCGGCTCGCCCCGGCGGCGGCGGTGGCCGCCGGGCTCGCCGTCGCCACGTTGCCGCTGCGTTCCGGTGCCGAGAGCCTCCTGGTGATCTTCGGTCTGCTCCAGGTGCTCGCCGCGGCGGGAGCCGCCGCGGTGGGCCTCTACCTGCGGGTCATGGCCGCCGGCCGGGACCGGGCCATCGCCCTGGTGCGCGCCGAGCAGCGCGCGGAGTTCGCCCGGGACCTGCACGACTTCATCGCCCACCACGTCACCGGCATCGTGGTGCAGGCACAGGGTGCCCGGTTCGTCGCCGAGCAGGACCCGCAGCGGGTGATCACCGCCCTGGAGCAGATCGAGCGGGCCGGCGCGGAGACGATGGCCTCGATGCGACGGATGGTCGGGATCCTCCGCAACCCGGATGCCCCACCGGACGCGCCGCTGGCACCGCTGGCCGGGGTGACCGAACTGGCGCCGCTGCTGAGCGGGTTCAACGGCACGGCGAACGCGCCGGCCCGACTGCACGTCGACGGTGACCTGTTCGGGCTACCGGTGGAGGTCTCGACGTCGGCGTACCGGGTGGTGATGGAGGGGCTGACCAACACGCGGCAGCACGCGCCGGACGCGCGCACCGTCGACGTGGCCGTGCGGCGTACCCCGGACTGGTTGCTGATCCGGGTCGCCGACGACGGCGCGTCGCCGCGCACCGCGCCGGCCCGGGGGCACGGCTTCGGCCTGATCGGCCTCACCGAGCGGGTACGCGCCCTCGGCGGCACGATCACCGCCGGGCCCGGCGTCGCCGGTGGCTGGGTACTCGACGCGGCGTTCCCGCTGCGGGTGGCCCGATGA